ACTTGCTCACCACTCATTTTGCTCAACTCACGTGTGTCCCTGAAGTAACTTCAGAAAATACAGCCTACTGCAGGCTATTCTGATAATAAAAATGGTTAGAAAATTAAGCCACAAAGTTCATTTGAAATGAATTTACTTTTATCTCCATCCTGTCAAAATTTGGTTGGCAGCATTGATCTTCAGAATATTCTAAATACGACAAAACATTAGTGCTTTCCTAAGCTTTCTGTACTTCCATGATATATAGGAATGTTGGTCCCACAAAAGTAATTAAAGAAAATCCAGGTCATTTAAAAATAGCTGAAGTGCACAGACTGAGTACTTTTCCTGGCAAAACATATGTCCAATGATGCACGCATATCACATCTGTGATATCAGAACAACTTGTATATATTTCCTTCCCTAACATCTTTTAGGGAAGGAAACTAGCTGTCATCTGGTCTACCTTATGCTTGACTCTAGACCCACTCCACCGAGTTGTCTCTTAACTCCATTGTGAAATGGTTTCATAAAGGCACTCAGTTGTATCAAATCACTAcaaaaaataagaaaatatgGTGCAGTCACTCAGCTGTGATCTGAGCATAGAAACTTGGCACAATGAAGGTTCACCCAGCCAAGACTAATCCTGCCAAAATTGTCTTCAGTGCAATACACAAGATTGTTGTAAAAGAAACAACCTTGTATAGTGATTCTGAAGGAAGCATGCCTTCAGTCAGAGTaaaatgtgaaagtctgcagatgccataattgaagtaaaaaatgatggagaatctcagcaggccaaacaccgtattttatatagcaaagattaagatgCATGACCATACAtaatcaggcccgaaacattgcttatctgtctttatcttttctatataaagtatgctgtttgagcttctgagtttttccagcattgtgtttttacttttatcgCCTTCAGTCAGATCAGGTTTGTCCTATCCCACTGCCATGATTGAACTGTCAGAGTTGGGTGTCACCTGGAACCCCATTAATTCAGGCACACTGAGCCTCTTAGTTTCAATACAAACTCTGAGGGAAACAGTATTGATTACAACCTACTACTGTGGCTGAAACAATGAATTACTTCTCTATGTTGATAAAATTCAAAGGTACATAGAATGTAACATCCTTTGCCCAGTTTCTCTGTCTCCATTCTCCAAGAATTACAGCTGTACTCATGGTCCATTTCACCAGCCATTGTATTCAATTGATAATCCTCTACCATTTCTGTGATCTTTGGATAATCCCCCGCCCCAGCATATATCCACCTTGAAAAATCAagtcagaaaaaaaatggaaactgCTTGAAATACTTAGTTGGGGAGATGACATCTGAGAAaacagaaacagaattaatgcttCAGGTGGAGGccatttcatcagaactgggaaggagagAAAACGAGTTTGTGTTAAGTACCAAGGTGCtgggagaatgaggagggatgtgcaggacaaagggaatatctctgataggCTGAGACTAGTGGTGCACTGGGTTGTGCTAAGCAAAGGTATCTGGTTGATCAATTAATAGGGGCAGTTAGGAAGGGAGAATGTGTCCCTTTGTTCATACAAGATTTGTAATGAAGCAGTTAGAAAGTGAGAATATAGCCACAGTTGTAAAAGGTGTGGACTGGAAAATTTATTTCCTATGGTGGGGGAGTTAGGAACCAGAGGAATCTTCCTTTAGAATAAAGGTGGAGagcaatttctttacccagagaatctataggccttttcacactgtgCTGAATCTAGGCGACCCTCGTAGGACCTGGGTAAAGTTCTTGGGAAGGCTGCACTCCCAGGCCTTTCACACTGCAGCCTTACTTAACTGGTAAATCGGCAACTGGGCAGTTGTAATGGCAAATGGGATGCAGGCCCTGCAACTCCGTGCCACCATTCCAAAGCAGGCAATGGTTATCAATGTTGCAAacattggaggaacaagaccACATATTCGTAGAGTATACAAGGTTGTGCGTGCTGATGTTACAAAGTTTACCTGGTAAGCCATTTGTGCTTTCACACCGCCAGAAGGGGATTGGTGGGTGAACTCAGCCAGGCTCTGAGATACCCCCCACCCAGGTCTCGGAGCCTTGTTGATTTTGACTGGCCCTCTCTGGTTTGACCTTTTTACATCCCACAAATCCCAGGTAGGTAACAAGgtaattgcccggttaacccacTTGTACATGGCGGTGTGAAATGTTGCTGTGAGATGGCTATGGAGGGCAAGCTATTGGACATATTTAAGACAaaggtagataggttcttgattaggaagggaatcaatggGGAAAAGAGAGGATAATGGGGTTGTAAAAGGTTAGTAAATCAGTCAAGATGGGatggtggggcagattcaatGGACCAAATGGCTTGATTCTGCTCCTGTGTTCTATGGCCTTGAATATTATGGTTGATGGAGCCTTCAAATGTGTCAGTTTCATTTCTCAAGTTACCATCTCTCCATTTATCCTCACCAAAATCCCAATTGCTTCAATTGATTCAACAAATCCTTCTGTCATTatttttaagacatacagcatgataataagccctttcggcccatgagcctgttctgcccaattacacccaattaagttACATCTAACCCCTGGAAGGTTTTGAAGGGTAGAAGGAAACCACACAGActtagggagaacatacaaactccttacagacagcatgggattggaaCCTAGGACCCAGTTGTTGGTACTGTATCagcgttgcactgactgctaggctaaccatgccatcTACGGTGTTTGTCACTATCAAGGAAAGACTGACAGCAGAATGATAAACAGTCATAAAGCTGAAACAGTAACTGTTCCACTTTCCATACCTGCCTAACCTGGACACTTTCAACATTCATATCATTCATGTTTTTATATACCGCATAAAGTGGCCTCAACAAAGGACTGGTGGAAGTGTAAAATGTTGAAATATAGTCTGTCATGTAGGAAATTTGTTTCTACATAGCAAACTCCTGTGATGTGAAATGTGACAAGGAAAAATAGCAAATCTGATTTTATAGTGTTGTGGGACCTTTTACATTCAATGCTGAGCGCAAAAAGACTTGGCCTAACTTTACAGTAAAGTCTAACTACACAGAGAGTGAAAGGCTTGGCCTAACTTTACAGAGTTAGGTCTATATTGATGTAAGGCTACGAGTCACAgaccatcacaaatgcaatggaaaaaagaatcaatgcagcagagatgtggtttctcagagGAATGTTGTGCATATCATATACAGATAGGATAGAAAACGAAGATCTACAAAGAactaaaactaaaactaaaaaaaaatcagaaaacagcaatcaaaattctttgcaCACATCATGCGAAGATGATgaacattagaacatttagttacaaatggaaagctggaaggaaaaagaagcagaggcagcggagaatgaaaatgagagatggattaacatcatggttagaaacaggaaagacaacaactacaattcggagagtCAGAGACCATGATGGCCCATgctgaacggcaaggcacctgaacgaaTGAACATTTGTGAGAAttgggattgttttctctggagcatcggaGGCTGAAGGGTTGACatgatggaagtttataaaatcctgtgaggcatagataagaacgtaataaacaggagcaggagttggccatctgacccatcgagtctgctccgtcattcaataagatcatggctgatctgatcattgactcaacttcacctacctgccttttcctcatatcccttaagtccttttttatgtaaaaatctaactaactgaaccttaaatatgtttaatgaagtagccacAAAcgtttccctgggtagagaattccacagattcactactctctgggaaaaacagtttttctttatttccatcttaaatctactcacctgaatcttgaggctgtgtcccttagttctggtttcacctaccagtgaaatcaattttcctgcctctatcttatctatccctttcataattttatgttataATTTCATAATTATGTgatctcttttatgttataattTGATAATTATatgatctcttctcattcttctgaatttaagTGAGTATAATtccaggcgatttagtctctcctcgtagatcaacctcctcatctctgggatcaacctaaTGAACTTCCTCTGGCCtgtctccaaggccagtatatccttcctcaagaatggagaccagaactgtgcacagtactccaggtgtggcctcaccagtaccttgtacagttgcagcatgacctccctgctcttgaattcaattcctctagcgatgaaggtcaacattccatttgccttcttaataacctgttgtacctgctacccaactttttgcaattcatgcacaagcactcccaagtccttctgcataacagcctgctgcagtttttcaccatttaaataataatctgctcttctatttttcctaccaaagtggatgacctcacatttactaacattgtactccatctgccagtcctTTGCCCACtgacctaacttaactatatccttctactgtctctccacatcctctgtacaatttgcttttccacccaatttaatataatccacaaacttggccacactacactctgtcacctcttccaaatcatcaatgtaaatgatgaacagctgcgggcccagcaccaaccccctGCAGCCCCCCATTTACCAccgtctgccaatcagaaaaacacccatttatcccaactctctgccttctgtcaatgaacaaatcctcaatccatgccaatatactacccccaactccattcatctgtatcttattgttaagtctcttgtgtggcatcttatcaaactccttctgtaaatccaaatatacaacatcaacctgttcccttctatctaccacacccattatatcctcatagaaatccagcaagtttgtcaaacaagacctgccctttctgaatccatgctgcatctgcctgatggaaccccttcattcttaatgtctcactatttcatccttcATGACAGCCTCCagcattttcccgactacagacgttaagctaactggccaataattaccagtcttctgcctacatctttttttaaaaagtggcatgacatttgctgtcttccaatctgccgggtccttcccagaatccagagaattttggtaaatgactaccaacacattgactataactcccaccatttctttcagtaccctgggatgcatcccatcaggaccaggggatttgtctgccttcagtcccattagtttgctcatcactatctcttttgtaacaattattttattgaggcCCTCATCTTCTTTTGTATCCCTATCTCCACTttttggcatgctggacatgtcttccactgtgaagactgtcacaaaatatttgttcaaagcttcggccatttcctcatgacTCAATATCAGTCTccttttctcatcttccaagggtcctatgttgactctagccaccctcttccatacaatatatttataaatttttttgctacaggtacacgatctttTATTTGGACATCTAAAatgcagaaagctccaaaatccagcaagtaggGAGAGACGCGGTAGCATGAGTTGGGCAGGTGAGAGACCAGCAGGGATAAACGGATAaaccggcagtgcgagttgggcgggcaagggggggggggggggggcgaagagaaaaatccgaaattcggaacacactgtcccccaagggttccggataaagattgtgtatctgtatctgtttttatattttgtgcaaatttactttcataatccttcttcccttccctTATTTTTCATTTAGTTCTCCTttattgccttttaaagttttcccaatccttcagttcccttggctactttgtacacaagcttttaattttatacttttcctttatttccttagttaaccaaagCTGACTCTTCCCTCgcttactgcccttatttttaacgggaatatatttttgttgagcactgtgaaaaatctctttgaaagtcttccattgttcctcaactgttctgccaactagcctaTGCTCCCAGTCCACACtgtccaattcctccctcatcctgttcaagcataatacactagttttagatctaattATTGCACCCTCCagctgtatgagaaattcaatcttaCTCTGACCACTTTTTCCAAGAGGGTTGCTATCTCCTAGAttgttaattttacctatctcattgcacaatactagatctaaaatagcatactcccttctctctctctttggcttggctttgcggacgaagatttatggagtgggtaaatgtccacgtcagctgcaggctcgtttgtggctgacaagtccgatgcgggacaggcagacatggttgcagcggttgcaagggaaaattggttggttggggttgggtgttgggtttttcctcctttgtcttttgtcagttatTGGTAGATAAACTATCTgagtcttttccccaggatggaaatgtacagaaagcgaaaggaaaaaaaaaatcaatagagatttacaagacatttttttaaatataaagagtGATAAATGCCTGGAAAGTGCTGCCAGAAAGGTGGTGGAAGCAAGCATGATAGAATTGttaagaagcatttagacaggcacatggacagAGTGGGAATGGAGTGGCAATGTGCAGGCACTTCGTTTAGATTGGTTTGATGTTTGGCGCAGATATCATGAGCTGAAGAGACTTTTCCTCTGCTGTTCTGTTCTAATAAACAGAACCTTTGTTATAATAGGGGTGAGCCCCCTTCGTATTTCATTTAAATACTATCtgtggaatggggaggggaactAAAATATAAACATTTCAAATTTAGAGGCATATAAGCCACAAAACTAAGCTGTATTTCTGCTTTTGTCACCTCTGCAATTTTATTGTGGCAACGTACCCACTGAGTTAGACCCTGGTGTGAGTTGAGCAAGGCTGGATGCGTTGCCCATGAGGTCATTTGTCACGGTCATGTGCTGAGAAACTGCTACTTCTAGTAAAATGAAAACCGGCCACACGACAAATGTTTGACCTCACGGTCTGTAAAAGGGTCAACGAAGCTCATGACCACGATCCACATGGTTAAAGTGAAGCATATCCAGATCTGCGGCACCTGTTTGAGTTGAGTATTTAACACAGACGCTCGGCCATTAAATGTGAACTTCTGGCTATTCAAATGATAACAACAGAGTTTGTTGACGGAAAGAAGATGACAAAACCATTGATACTTCTCGGTTTATCATTAAAGCTCAAAAGTGAGAGATTATTGCACGCACACCCTGTACAAATACTCCATGCGGAAACTATTCTGCAAGTCGACATCAGTTTTTCCAAACGCTCTGCACGTCATCCGCACTTGGGTCCAGCCCAGGCCCAGTCCCAGTCCCTCTCCATCACCGCGCGCCTCCTTTCACTGCCCCCCCGCCTTGTCAATCACACCCCGGGGACGCAGTTCGCTTGGTGACGTGTCAGAACATCGCGTGGCTCCATGCGAAGCCGCGGGTTCCGTCTCCACGCGTGCGCAGTCGGCACGGGAAGTGGCGGCTCGTTCCGCGCCTTTTCCGGTGCTGCCGAGGCCGGACAGAAGGCGAGCGGAGAGGAGTGGCGCCGAGAATAGAGCCGAGCGGAACCGGACGAGATCAGGCCGGTCGGGTCCTACTGCtcaggtaatttaaaaaaaaccacgcGGTTTGGAAAAACTCGAGAGGAGCGTGTGCATTAAGGGTAAACTTGTCTTCTTGTGACCCGTTGCAGAGAGGAAGGCCGAATCAATGAGTTTTGCTGGGAGTGCGATGCCGGTGCTGTGGTGACGGGGCGGGCGGGGTTCACACACTCACCGACAGCTGCTGCACCGAGTTCCACCTTCCAGAGCAGGCGGCAGCCGTCCTTCCAGCCAGCTGAGGCCTTCGCCCCCTTTTTCCTCCACTCCAGACGTCCGCCACCCTTGTCGGTCACGTCTCACCGCCTCTCGCTGCCATAATCTCTTATGTACTTTCTAGAAGATGGGAAAGGTACTGTCGAAGATATTTGGGAACAAGGAGATGCGTATATTGATGCTTGGACTTGACGCAGCCGGTAAGACCACGATCCTGTACAAACTAAAACTGGGCCAGTCAGTCACCACCATTCCCACCGTCGGCTTCAACGTGGAGACTGTGACTTATAAAAACGTGAAGTTCAATGTCTGGGACGTGGGCGGTCAAGATAAGATCCGACCTCTGTGGCGGCACTACTACACCGGGACTCAGGGATTAATATTTGTGGTAGATTGCGCCGACAGAGATCGGATAGACGAGGCCAGGCAGGAGCTCCTCCGTATCATCAACGACCGGGAGATGAAAGATGCGATCATCCTGATATTTGCAAATAAGCAAGATTTAGCCGATGCCATGAAGCCGCACgaaattcaagagaaattgggTTTAACTCGAATCCGGGATAGAAATTGGTATGTGCAGCCGTCCTGTGCCACTTCTGGAGATGGACTATTTGAAGGCCTGACGTGGCTCACGTCCAATTACAAATCGAAATGAGGTGATCTAAACTGCTCAGAAGAATGATATACTGAGAAAAGTGATCTCCTACCCTTTTACTAATCACCTTTGTTTGCTTTTCTTTGACATTTGTTGGCTTGGCTTTAGTTCGGTGCATTTGAAACTTTCTGATCTCAAACAcaatgttaaacattttgaaaGATCTTTAAACCGTTTGCTATGATTTGATTAAGTTCCTCTTTCTGTAGTATGATTCGATTTGGGGTTTCCAACACTTGAAACTATTTAGACTTTTTTAATAACTTGTTGTAGAATGCTGATTTTACATTGATTGGAAAAATGTCAGGTCTATTTCAATTAGTAAACACGAAAGTTTATTTGAGCAAACCAGTCACTGcataatgttcttttttttttaaaaaaaactctgttcATAAGCAGTTTACAGGGTCCTGGAGGTTTCAAGTGAAATGTTCAATTTCTGGTTAGGATGTATCCTTAAACACCTAGTTTATTTGCATTTTTCTCACTGCTCAACTTCAGTTTGAGCTGTTTTAGAAGTACCATTAACTCCAATGTGTGACCAGAACCTCAAGTGATTTGACTTGAGGCCCCCTCATGGCTTAATATTCACACTTCTGGTGAATGGATGCATATGTTATGATTGCTGGCAAACTTAATGCATACACCCAGAATTAATTTTGGTTCTTTTTAGTGAAGGAGAACAAATTGAAGGGTGCATAATATGAATAGAATTATTTTCTTGATTCGAAAGGCAGATGATGATGTGAATAGAGCCCCTTTTCTCATTTTTCTTTTGCCATGTATATTTTTAAAGCATCTCTAAATTGGATTCTATTAGTATTTAGAGTGTCCTATAAATTAGTACAGttcttttggattaatttggagCAGCAGTGAATGGCTGGAGAATcagcaatttttcaaataaaaaggAAGACTGAAATTTCTAATGACTCATTCAGGATTGATGTTTTTGCATGCCAATAGACATTCAATTATATCTAATCACTATTGATATttgtgaaaattattttttttcactgagggtcaGCAAAGGCAGCCTTTTCAATATAATGTAAAGCAGCAATTATTTAATGTACAAGTATAATATGAGTGCTGTCATTTGCAACTTCCTGTGTCTGTGGCTTTCCACAGAATAGAAGAGGTTTTTGAAGAGCCACGGCCAGTTTTATAGCTGATGTGAAATAGTTGCATGTTGAATACAAATGTAAagaaactaaatcagattttgaAGGTGAATTACTTCAGGAAAAAGTCCCGGGACATTCATTTCTGTTCCTGTAAAGTCATTAACCAGAATTACTAGATCATTGCTGGGTGTTGTTTCAATTTTGAGGTTCCAATTTTAGTATTCCAGCTGCTTTAGTCTATTAATACTCTGCTAATATAAAATGAATGAAAGGTGGCTTGAAAAGGAGACATACACTCATCGATTCTTGGGGGTGACTTTGGGTAATTTAGAGTAGTCATCTCCATTAAATAGCTGTTGAGCTTGTGGCAATTTAGTGCTTGTTGAAATTTCACATAGAAGAAGTTATTTTGCCAAACCTCTCCACACTAACCATTGGACATACGCACTCCATCGCCAAACACTTGGTCCATAGTTCTCTGTATGTGGGCAATTCATCTAAGCTCTTAAATGGCGTCAGCAACCCAGCCTCAAAGATTTTCTCAGACTGTGCCTTCCAGGTATtttccactctctgggtgaaatcCCTTAATATTTCCCCTGAATTTCTTTTCTCTTATCCTAAAATGATGTCTTCTTGTTTTATATACATCTGATGTGGGGGgaagggcatcaaatgttatctTATTGTTTCTTTTTTATAATGTGTGATTTTAACCAACAGGTATGTGGCAAGAgttttaattttactttgttATTCAAATGACACATCAAACTGAACATCTCACAGAATAGCCTTAATTAGAAATCAATTTGCAATCTCATCTTGATGTGAAAATGAGCAAGCAAATAATCTGCTGCTTAAAAATCAAATATGCTATCCTTTTGTTGGAGGGAGGATTGATCAGAACAGATGGATGATTGTGGATTTGGATGAGTTCAAtaatctaattctgttcaaagaatTAAATTAGtcaatttgaaattttatttgaaGGAACTTTTCACTTTTTGCTTGTTTTACTCTGATAATGAATTTATCAAGGTGTGTTCatagagggaataaaattgttGATTGTCAAAGAAACAAAATTCTGCTGACCAGCATTTTTGTAATGAGGAGGACCTATTATTGGTGTGAATTTTGATTCTTCGTTTCAGATCTGCAGCATCTACATTTCTTATCAAATTATAATGTTATCGGGTGCATTTTAGAATTGGCTCTACTGCAATTATTTTTGTTAGAAATGCTTCTGTTCATTGAACAAATGTTTGAGCCCACCACATTAGACAGTTGGTTGGAGTTTGAAGATTTCATTGGAGGTTTTCATACCACCTGCAGCTAACTTGCA
Above is a genomic segment from Narcine bancroftii isolate sNarBan1 chromosome 2, sNarBan1.hap1, whole genome shotgun sequence containing:
- the LOC138753501 gene encoding ADP-ribosylation factor 6, whose product is MGKVLSKIFGNKEMRILMLGLDAAGKTTILYKLKLGQSVTTIPTVGFNVETVTYKNVKFNVWDVGGQDKIRPLWRHYYTGTQGLIFVVDCADRDRIDEARQELLRIINDREMKDAIILIFANKQDLADAMKPHEIQEKLGLTRIRDRNWYVQPSCATSGDGLFEGLTWLTSNYKSK